From one Primulina huaijiensis isolate GDHJ02 unplaced genomic scaffold, ASM1229523v2 scaffold10763, whole genome shotgun sequence genomic stretch:
- the LOC140965538 gene encoding probable GTP-binding protein OBGM, mitochondrial isoform X1, producing MWLGSRYALSYLEFAAKFPKSLCRACSYSDIPNKKTKMAPLQERRMIDRFRLWAKGGEGGNGCTSFRRSRHDRHGKPDGGNGGRGGDVILECSAAVWDFSSLQHHINAKRGGHGASKNLIGCRGSDKIVQVPLGTVIHLLEGEISSLAEKDSSIVLDPWDIPGMLDTSSSVSSRLSLTGITRKLDKTDIIVEDAAYSSKGLFKEPICTSKSEVFPQFSTSTDKLRNQPDIHEAYSECKDLGGEINMSGSDCEEDFAEKQQIQYNVAELTYPGQQIIVARGGEGGLGNSLSAKGSKMCRDTNLNAEVSDDEVGSQLNLGFPGSEVLLLLELKSIGDVGLIGMPNAGKSTLLGAMSRAKPTVGHYAFTTLRPNLGKLNYDDISITVADIPGLIRGAHENRGLGHAFLRHIERTRVLAYVVDLAAALNGSKGIPPWEQLKDLLLELEFYQEGLSDRPSIVVANKIDEDGAEAVYEELKQRVSGVQIFPVCAVLEEGIGELKSGLKMLVSGQDSSRLKINNIVFG from the exons ATGTGGTTAGGCAGTAGGTATGCACTTTCATATTTGGAGTTTGCTGCAAAATTCCCCAAATCACTATGCCGAGCCTGTTCATATTCAGATATTCCgaacaagaaaacaaaaatggCTCCATTACAG GAGCGGAGAATGATAGACAGGTTCAGACTATGGGCTAAAGGAGGTGAAGGTGGCAATGGTTGCACCAGCTTTCGTCGTAGTCGTCATGATCGTCATGGAAAACCTGATG GTGGCAATGGAGGAAGAGGTGGAGACGTGATTCTAGAATGTTCTGCAGCAGTATGGGACTTCAGCAGTCTGCAACATCATATT AATGCGAAGCGAGGGGGACATGGAGCCTCAAAAAATCTGATAGGATGTCGAGGATCAGACAAG ATTGTTCAGGTACCTCTTGGCACAGTCATTCATCTTCTCGAGGGCGAAATTTCTTCTTTAGCTGAGAAGGATTCTTCCATAGTATTGGATCCTTGGGACATTCCGGGGATGCTTGATACAAGTTCATCTGTATCTTCTCGGCTATCTCTCACTGGCATAACTAGAAAGTTGGATAAGACCGACATTATTGTTGAGGATGCAGCTTATTCGAGCAAAGGGCTCTTCAAAGAACCAATTTGCACCTCAAAATCTGAAGTTTTTCCTCAATTTTCTACTTCCACAGACAAATTAAGAAATCAACCCGATATACATGAAGCATATAGTGAGTGCAAGGATTTGGGTGGTGAAATAAATATGTCTGGATCTGATTGTGAGGAAGATTTTGCtgaaaaacaacaaatacaatataatGTTGCAGAATTAACATATCCTGGCCAACAAATAATTGTGGCTCGGGGAGGGGAAGGCGGCTTGGGGAACTCACTTTCCGCAAAAGGTTCAAAGATGTGCAGAGATACCAACTTAAACGCTGAAGTTTCTGATGATGAAGTCGGTTCGCAACTCAATCTTGGTTTTCCTGGTTCAGAGGTCCTGCTTTTGTTAGAACTCAAGAGTATCGGAGATGTTGGCCTAATAGGAATGCCCAATGCCGGTAAAAGCACACTTCTTGGTGCTATGTCGAGAGCTAAACCTACGGTAGGCCATTATGCTTTCACTACCTTGAGGCCTAACTTAGGAAAACTAAACTATGACGACATTTCCATCACCGTGGCTGACATCCCTGGTCTTATCCGTGGAGCACACGAAAATCGTGGCCTTGGACACGCTTTCTTACGTCACATAGAACGCACCCGAGTCTTGGCTTATGTGGTGGACTTGGCTGCTGCATTAAATGGTAGTAAGGGCATACCTCCTTGGGAACAACTGAAAGATTTATTGTTGGAATTGGAGTTTTATCAGGAGGGGCTATCAGATCGACCGTCGATAGTCGTGGCAAATAAAATCGATGAAGACGGAGCCGAAGCAGTGTATGAAGAATTAAAACAAAGAGTGAGTGGTGTACAAATTTTTCCAGTTTGTGCTGTTCTTGAAGAAGGTATAGGGGAGCTAAAATCTGGTCTGAAAATGCTTGTGAGCGGACAGGACTCGTCGaggttaaaaataaataacattgtTTTTGGTTAG
- the LOC140965538 gene encoding probable GTP-binding protein OBGM, mitochondrial isoform X2, producing the protein MIDRFRLWAKGGEGGNGCTSFRRSRHDRHGKPDGGNGGRGGDVILECSAAVWDFSSLQHHINAKRGGHGASKNLIGCRGSDKIVQVPLGTVIHLLEGEISSLAEKDSSIVLDPWDIPGMLDTSSSVSSRLSLTGITRKLDKTDIIVEDAAYSSKGLFKEPICTSKSEVFPQFSTSTDKLRNQPDIHEAYSECKDLGGEINMSGSDCEEDFAEKQQIQYNVAELTYPGQQIIVARGGEGGLGNSLSAKGSKMCRDTNLNAEVSDDEVGSQLNLGFPGSEVLLLLELKSIGDVGLIGMPNAGKSTLLGAMSRAKPTVGHYAFTTLRPNLGKLNYDDISITVADIPGLIRGAHENRGLGHAFLRHIERTRVLAYVVDLAAALNGSKGIPPWEQLKDLLLELEFYQEGLSDRPSIVVANKIDEDGAEAVYEELKQRVSGVQIFPVCAVLEEGIGELKSGLKMLVSGQDSSRLKINNIVFG; encoded by the exons ATGATAGACAGGTTCAGACTATGGGCTAAAGGAGGTGAAGGTGGCAATGGTTGCACCAGCTTTCGTCGTAGTCGTCATGATCGTCATGGAAAACCTGATG GTGGCAATGGAGGAAGAGGTGGAGACGTGATTCTAGAATGTTCTGCAGCAGTATGGGACTTCAGCAGTCTGCAACATCATATT AATGCGAAGCGAGGGGGACATGGAGCCTCAAAAAATCTGATAGGATGTCGAGGATCAGACAAG ATTGTTCAGGTACCTCTTGGCACAGTCATTCATCTTCTCGAGGGCGAAATTTCTTCTTTAGCTGAGAAGGATTCTTCCATAGTATTGGATCCTTGGGACATTCCGGGGATGCTTGATACAAGTTCATCTGTATCTTCTCGGCTATCTCTCACTGGCATAACTAGAAAGTTGGATAAGACCGACATTATTGTTGAGGATGCAGCTTATTCGAGCAAAGGGCTCTTCAAAGAACCAATTTGCACCTCAAAATCTGAAGTTTTTCCTCAATTTTCTACTTCCACAGACAAATTAAGAAATCAACCCGATATACATGAAGCATATAGTGAGTGCAAGGATTTGGGTGGTGAAATAAATATGTCTGGATCTGATTGTGAGGAAGATTTTGCtgaaaaacaacaaatacaatataatGTTGCAGAATTAACATATCCTGGCCAACAAATAATTGTGGCTCGGGGAGGGGAAGGCGGCTTGGGGAACTCACTTTCCGCAAAAGGTTCAAAGATGTGCAGAGATACCAACTTAAACGCTGAAGTTTCTGATGATGAAGTCGGTTCGCAACTCAATCTTGGTTTTCCTGGTTCAGAGGTCCTGCTTTTGTTAGAACTCAAGAGTATCGGAGATGTTGGCCTAATAGGAATGCCCAATGCCGGTAAAAGCACACTTCTTGGTGCTATGTCGAGAGCTAAACCTACGGTAGGCCATTATGCTTTCACTACCTTGAGGCCTAACTTAGGAAAACTAAACTATGACGACATTTCCATCACCGTGGCTGACATCCCTGGTCTTATCCGTGGAGCACACGAAAATCGTGGCCTTGGACACGCTTTCTTACGTCACATAGAACGCACCCGAGTCTTGGCTTATGTGGTGGACTTGGCTGCTGCATTAAATGGTAGTAAGGGCATACCTCCTTGGGAACAACTGAAAGATTTATTGTTGGAATTGGAGTTTTATCAGGAGGGGCTATCAGATCGACCGTCGATAGTCGTGGCAAATAAAATCGATGAAGACGGAGCCGAAGCAGTGTATGAAGAATTAAAACAAAGAGTGAGTGGTGTACAAATTTTTCCAGTTTGTGCTGTTCTTGAAGAAGGTATAGGGGAGCTAAAATCTGGTCTGAAAATGCTTGTGAGCGGACAGGACTCGTCGaggttaaaaataaataacattgtTTTTGGTTAG